From the genome of Syngnathoides biaculeatus isolate LvHL_M chromosome 15, ASM1980259v1, whole genome shotgun sequence:
ttggatgtttttggaaatacAATTCACATTTGTTTACAATTTTGAACGTTCCCTCACCCCAAAGTACAGTTAAGGCACGGCTATTTGTGGTTGCATATTCACCGTTGTGAGactccatacatccattttctttgcagcttatcctcacgagggtcacggggagtaccggagcctgtcccagctgtcaacgggcaggaggcggggtacaccctgaactggttgctagccaatggCAGCGTTGTGAGTCTCACCTCAGAATTGAACTGATACATCTATAACTGAGACTGGTATCTTTGTACGTCAGAGAGAAGACAAGTTTTGACTTGGTTGTTCGCCGAAGTTACGGAGAATCTTTGCCACGTGTGCATGTACACGCACACTTGcagtgcatttttattgaaacCAAATAATCCTTCGTTTTAAGCGTAAACTTGTAGAATGAGTTTGAAATTGGCAGCCTAGtggaacgactggttagagggtccacctcacagttctgaggaccgtagttcaaatcctggccccgcctgtgtggagtttgattgTTCTTACTGTgactgagtgggttttctccgggaattccgttttcctcccgcatcctaaAAGCATGCATTCGtcggagactttaaattgttgCCCTGacgggtgattgtgagtgtggctcgttgtctccatgtgccttttgcctgaagttttgctgggataggctccggggcTCccatgacccaagtgaggataagcagctcagaaaatggaaagatggagtTTGAAATGATAATAAATTGTGTAGGGATCCTGGTAGTTTATACTATATGTACTGCATGTGGTTTAAACTATgaatacatccattcatccattttctttgtcgcttatccttacgagggttgtggggagtgctggagcctatcccagctgtcaacgggcaggaggcggggtacaccctgaattggtcgccagccaatcggagggcactcacaatcacaccgaggggcaatttagagtgtccaatgaatgcatgttttttgatgtgggaggaaaccagagtgcccggaaaaaacccacgcagggacggggagaacatccaaacatgcaaacaaacaggcagggccaggatcgaacccaagtcctcagaactgtgagggcaacgccttaccagctgatccaccgtcccgccctACGAATACAAGTGGTACCGTAATTGAATTGTCTGCACGTCTGAGCTCTTAATTTAAATctaacaaccattcacgctcacattttcatctctgtacaattttgttttcagtgGCTTGAACATGTATGCtcttgggatgtggaagaagcTGGAGAACCTGAAGAaaaaatttttgttgttgttgttattgttgttatttctGCAATGAGCCCACTGTAACATTTTAACAACTCAGTTGTAACGTACATAACAAAAtgtctatatttttttcaatattcttGCGATAACTGCATTATTGTGTCACACTCACAGGTGCTGGAGGCGAAGGGCATGGGTGCGATCACAACAGAAATTGTGGAGTTGCAGGAGTTCTACTACGCCGAGGACTACCACCAGCAGTACCTGAAGAAGATACCGCAAGGTTATTGCGGCCTCAAAGGCACCGGCGTTTCCTGCCCCATCGGCGCGGGGAAAGAGGAGCCCTAAGCAGCAGTACACAGGATCAAGTAAAGGTTCATACTCCCGTGATTGAGCTCGTGACAGACACAAAAAGTTCTGCACTTACTTAAACTTATTAGTTACTAATATAGTGAGTGACGCAATCATAAATTAATCATGTTTAATCAACACAAAGTGTGAAGCTGTGGTTCTCAAACTTGGGTCCCTGGTCCAACTAAAACATGGTGTTCTGCAAAATAATCATCATTAAATTATGtcgtaacatttttttcaacgtgCATAACTACATTTGGGAGACCGGCACACCAGTCAAGTAAACATATAAAAGTAATTACCTCTGCTTACCCTACTTAAGGTTTTgcctaccgtaattcccggcctacagagcgtgcctggttgtaagcctcacccagaaaggaaatactatttggtacatacata
Proteins encoded in this window:
- the msrab gene encoding peptide methionine sulfoxide reductase MsrA isoform X2 — protein: MEMIMFGMGCFWGAEKLFWRVSGVFSTQVGFAGGFTPNPTYEEVCSGLTGHTEVVRVVFSPEDISLAELLKLFWENHDPTQGMKQHADVGTQYRSAIYTSSATQQELALNSKVAYQKLILTRVTGSTGACPSCQRAGGGVHPELVASQWQRCAGGEGHGCDHNRNCGVAGVLLRRGLPPAVPEEDTARLLRPQRHRRFLPHRRGERGALSSSTQDQVKVHTPVIELVTDTKSSALT